Proteins from a genomic interval of Terriglobia bacterium:
- a CDS encoding RNA polymerase sigma factor, which translates to MRDETELIGEAAHGDAGAFEELVLLKRERVVRTAYQITGDFEDARDVAQWVFVRLWKVLRRFDPGRRFDTWLYRITVNAAIDLLREKGPRGTLQPLPDEPLDLEADEPRSAERSLDLKELQRAFLHLASRLAPKQRAAFVLREIEGLSTEEVARTLGVRESTVRNHLLQARRVLRAGLEREYPGLVPTEFRRTPPGRDR; encoded by the coding sequence ATGCGGGACGAGACGGAGCTGATCGGCGAAGCCGCGCACGGCGACGCGGGAGCGTTTGAGGAGCTCGTGCTCCTCAAACGAGAGCGCGTCGTCCGGACGGCCTATCAGATCACGGGCGACTTCGAAGACGCCCGCGACGTTGCGCAGTGGGTGTTCGTCCGGCTCTGGAAGGTGCTCCGGCGCTTCGACCCCGGACGTCGGTTCGACACGTGGCTGTACAGGATCACCGTGAACGCTGCCATCGACCTGCTTCGCGAAAAGGGACCCCGGGGCACGCTCCAGCCCCTGCCCGACGAGCCTCTGGACCTCGAGGCGGACGAGCCCCGGTCCGCGGAGCGGTCGCTCGATCTCAAGGAGCTGCAACGGGCGTTCCTGCACCTCGCCTCCCGGCTCGCCCCGAAGCAGAGGGCGGCTTTCGTGCTCCGCGAGATCGAGGGGCTTTCGACCGAGGAGGTCGCTCGAACCTTGGGCGTCCGCGAATCGACGGTGAGGAACCATCTCCTCCAAGCTCGCCGGGTGCTCCGCGCCGGCTTGGAGCGGGAGTACCCGGGGCTCGTTCCCACTGAGTTCCGGCGGACGCCGCCGGGGAGGGACCGTTGA
- a CDS encoding type II secretion system F family protein has protein sequence MPQFYCRMAAPTGEIVERVLTGIDEAALRRELEDKDFLVLDLKRRSRALQAAAEVLRIRARVSTREFLFFNQELSALIRAGLPILTSLDILLERRTNPAFRRALADIRERVKSGEMLSEAFAAQGDLFPRLYCSSLASGERSGELPTVLKRYIAYTRTLLAVRRKVVSAMTYPAILLALSVGLVTLMTFYIIPKFTSFMTEFGTELPLVTRFMMGTANFARDHWILLLGGLAAVLAATAAWQRSGKGKVVLDGFKLRLPIVGGVIHDYAQNRFTRTLGTLVAGGIPLVTSLDLAARAVGNALFERELTRVAVRVREGQSLWESLERTGLISDIAIEMIKVGESTGSLEEMLESTSEFMDEEIDFRLTRVVSLIEPLMLVFMAVVVGTMLLAIYLPLIRTYGQAKF, from the coding sequence ATGCCCCAGTTCTACTGCCGCATGGCCGCGCCCACCGGCGAGATCGTCGAGCGGGTCCTCACCGGGATCGACGAGGCCGCGCTCCGGCGCGAGCTCGAGGACAAGGACTTCCTCGTCCTCGATCTCAAGCGCAGGAGCCGCGCGCTCCAGGCGGCAGCGGAGGTCCTGAGGATCCGCGCCAGGGTCTCGACGCGCGAGTTCCTGTTCTTCAACCAGGAGCTGTCGGCGCTGATCCGGGCCGGACTCCCGATCCTGACCAGCCTCGACATCCTCCTCGAGCGGAGGACGAACCCGGCGTTCCGCCGGGCGCTGGCCGACATCAGGGAGCGGGTCAAGTCGGGGGAGATGCTCTCGGAGGCGTTCGCGGCGCAGGGGGATCTCTTCCCGCGCCTCTACTGCTCGAGCCTGGCGTCGGGCGAGCGGTCGGGAGAGCTTCCGACGGTGCTCAAGCGGTACATCGCCTATACGCGCACGCTCCTCGCGGTCCGGAGGAAGGTCGTCTCGGCGATGACGTACCCGGCGATCCTCCTCGCCCTGTCGGTCGGCCTCGTCACCCTGATGACGTTCTACATCATCCCGAAGTTCACCTCGTTCATGACCGAGTTCGGCACCGAGCTGCCGCTCGTCACCCGCTTCATGATGGGCACGGCGAACTTCGCGCGGGACCACTGGATCCTCCTGTTGGGAGGGCTCGCCGCGGTCCTCGCCGCGACCGCCGCCTGGCAGAGGAGCGGCAAGGGCAAGGTCGTGCTCGACGGCTTCAAGCTCAGGCTGCCGATCGTCGGCGGGGTGATCCACGATTACGCCCAGAACCGATTCACCCGGACCCTCGGGACCCTCGTGGCGGGAGGGATCCCGCTGGTCACCTCGCTGGATCTGGCGGCCCGCGCCGTCGGGAACGCGCTGTTCGAACGCGAGCTGACCCGGGTCGCGGTCCGCGTGCGCGAGGGGCAGTCGCTCTGGGAGTCGCTGGAGCGGACCGGCCTGATCAGCGACATCGCCATCGAGATGATCAAGGTGGGAGAGTCCACGGGCTCCCTCGAGGAGATGCTGGAGAGCACGTCGGAGTTCATGGACGAGGAGATCGACTTCCGGCTGACGCGCGTGGTATCGCTGATCGAGCCGCTCATGCTGGTGTTCATGGCCGTGGTGGTCGGCACGATGCTGCTGGCCATCTACCTCCCGCTGATCCGCACGTATGGTCAGGCCAAGTTCTGA